From Gopherus flavomarginatus isolate rGopFla2 chromosome 7, rGopFla2.mat.asm, whole genome shotgun sequence, the proteins below share one genomic window:
- the HRH2 gene encoding histamine H2 receptor isoform X2, with protein sequence MSPCQNSTAALKGMGCKPQMVLVGMVLTVLIVVTICGNVVVCLAVSFNRKLRSLTNCFIVSLAITDLLLGLLVLPFSAIYELTREWHFGPTLCNIYTSLDVMLCTASILNLFMISIDRYYAITAPLRYTQLVTPLRVAVAMFVIWVVSLMVSFLPIHLGWNTNGTGVQNMGVNDSLVCKLAVNAEYGLVDALLTFYLPLVVMCIMYYRIFRIAREQAKRISHATCCKVASPALLTVKEHKATVTLAAVLGAFIICWFPYFTVFTYRGMKGDKVDDMSQSIVLWLGYANSALNPILYAALNRDFRTAYQRLFHCRRVGPLSRSTPLTPTHLPHARARARKQARCMQEEKPLRMQVRNGKNSLTREAAESSGVFP encoded by the coding sequence ATGAGTCCATGTCAGAACAGCACAGCTGCTCTGAAAGGCATGGGCTGCAAACCACAAATGGTGCTCGTTGGGATGGTGCTCACCGTACTCATTGTGGTCACCATCTGCGGCAATGTGGTTGTCTGCCTGGCTGTCTCCTTCAACCGCAAGCTCCGCAGCCTGACAAACTGCTTCATCGTCTCCTTGGCCATCACCGATCTGCTGCTGGGCCTCCTGGTGCTGCCTTTCTCCGCCATCTACGAGCTCACGCGCGAGTGGCACTTCGGCCCCACCTTGTGCAACATCTACACCAGCCTGGATGTCATGCTGTGCACGGCCTCCATCCTCAACCTCTTCATGATCAGCATAGACCGGTACTATGCCATCACAGCCCCGCTCCGCTACACCCAGCTGGTCACCCCTCTGCGGGTGGCCGTGGCCATGTTCGTCATATGGGTGGTCTCACTGATGGTCTCCTTCCTGCCTATCCACCTGGGCTGGAACACCAATGGCACCGGCGTGCAGAACATGGGTGTGAACGATAGCTTGGTGTGCAAGCTGGCGGTCAATGCCGAGTATGGGCTGGTGGATGCCTTGCTCACCTTCTACCTTCCCTTGGTTGTTATGTGCATCATGTACTACCGCATTTTCCGAATAGCCAGGGAGCAGGCCAAGAGGATCAGCCATGCCACCTGCTGCAAGGTCGCCAGCCCTGCGCTGCTCACTGTGAAAGAGCACAAGGCCACAGTGACACTAGCAGCTGTGCTGGGGGCTTTCATCATCTGCTGGTTCCCTTATTTCACAGTATTCACTTACCGAGGGATGAAGGGGGACAAGGTGGATGACATGTCCCAGTCCATAGTTTTATGGCTGGGCTATGCCAACTCAGCCCTGAACCCCATCCTGTACGCTGCTCTAAACAGGGACTTCCGGACAGCCTACCAGCGCCTGTTCCACTGTCGAAGGGTGGGGCCCCTCTCCAGGAgcactcccctcacccccacacatcTGCCCCACGCCAGGGCGAGAGCCCGCAAGCAAGCACGGTGCATGCAGGAAGAAAAGCCTCTGAGGATGCAGGTGCGGAATGGGAAGAACTCACTCACTCGAGAAGCCGCAGAAAG